GTGCCAGAGCGCGTGTTGCACATCCATCACACTCCGCGAGGGCCGGAACATGTGGATGTGGAACTGCGCCCGATCCTCGATGACCAGGGCAGGGTAGTGGCCTTCGTCGAGCGCCTGACCAGCGTCACCCTGGCATCGGCACAACCTCAACAACAAGGGCTGGTTGGCCGGGCGCCTGCCTTCAAGACCGCCGTGGCCAGTTTGCAGCGCGCAGCCCCTGCGCAGATTCCAGTGTTGCTCCAGGGCGAGTCGGGCACGGGCAAGGAGCTGTTTGCCCGCGCCTTGCACCTGGGCAGCCCACGAGCCAATGGCCCCCTGGTGGTGGTGGACTGCACCGGGCTGACCGAGTCGTTGTTCGAGAGTGAACTGTTCGGCTACGAGAAGGGCGCCTTCACCGGCGCAACTCAACGCAAGATCGGCCTGGCCGAAGCCGCTCACGGTGGCACCTTGTTCCTCGATGAGATCGGTGAGGTGCCGCTGGCCATGCAGGTGAAACTGCTGCGCCTGATCGAGTCCGGCAGCTTCCGCCCGGTCGGCAGCACGCGCACGGTCCATTCGGACTTTCGCCTGGTCTCGGCCACGCACAAGCCATTGAAAGAGATGGCTGCCGAAGGGACGTTTCGCGAAGACCTGTATTACCGCATCAGCGGATTCCCGATTCGCCTGCCGTCACTACGTGAGCGAGGCGAGGATTTACCGTTGCTCTGTGAGAGCCTGCTGCAACGCCTGGCCGGCAAGCATGCGCCCAAGGTTACCGCCGAAGCGCTCGAGTGCCTCAACCTGCATACCTTCCCAGGCAACATTCGCGAGCTCAGGAACATCCTGGAGCGGGCCAGGCTGTTTGCCGATGATGGTTTCATTCGCCCGGAGCATCTTACCGAGGACATCCATCCAGTGGCAGATCAGAGCCATTTCGGCCGTCGCGGACGCAATGAAATGGCCGAACTGGCGCATGCCTTGGAGACCTTCAAAGGCTCACGTAACGAGCTGGCGGCACATCTGGGCATGAGTGAGCGAACTCTCTATCGCCGTCTCAAATCACTAGGGCTTTGAGCGTTCCACGTGGAACACTCAACGAGACACTGCTGAATAGTATTGTTTTGATATCACCACTCAAGGAAGATTGCGAGCTTTGCCCTGGCTCACGGAGAGAGCGTTGAAAAAGATCATCGGCTTGGCCTTAATTACTGCAGCCCTGCAGGGCTGCAGCTTCTATGAAAAAACCAACATTCGAAACGAGGCCGAGACGGCCAAGTACGACCCCGCTACCATGGCTCGCATTCGCGCTTTTACGTCTCCGGAAATCACCGGGTACTATCAGGCCAATGCAACCTGTGAACAGTTTCGCCCCCTCCAAACCAAGGAAGGCAATCCGCTCACTGTAACGTTCAAAGATCGAACCTCTACCAAGCAGTACATGCTTTGGAGGAGGGTCGATCTGTTGGGAATGGTCGAAGAAGACTACATCAACCGCACCATCGGTATTCCCGCTTCGACAACGACAGAAGAGCTGAAGAACGACCGGGTAGGTTACAACGAGCATGTGATCCCGGCAGGCAAACCTGTCGTCCTGAGCTTGGGTTACCACGCTGTCTCTGATCAGGGAAAAGCCTGGTGCTACCCAAAACCTGTCTACCTGGTACCACAAGCGGGGAAGGACTATGAGGTCAGGTACATCACCGAAAAGGAAAGCTTCATGTCCTCGTCCTGCAAAGTCTCAGTCAGCGAGCTGACTGGCAATGCTCCGGTCAAGACGCCGCAGCCTGTGAGAATCGGAGTCTGTGTGCCGGACAAAGGCTACCTCTATAAATCCGTAGAGCCGTGAGGTAACAGCCGATCACCGTCAGACGGGCAAAAAAAAGCCAATACTCACGTATTGGCTTTTTCTTTTGCGTACCGCCCGAGTGATCAGAAGTCCAGGTTGGACACCGACAACGCGTTGCTTTCAATGAAGTCGCGACGCGGCTCAACCGCATCACCCATCAGGGT
The window above is part of the Pseudomonas muyukensis genome. Proteins encoded here:
- a CDS encoding sigma-54 interaction domain-containing protein, translating into MLAASHPAILALVSYLEHDVLPSIVLDTDYNILAANAAYRRQFGSETHAPIGEKCHRVSHHYAVPCDQAGEHCPLRKSLDSKVPERVLHIHHTPRGPEHVDVELRPILDDQGRVVAFVERLTSVTLASAQPQQQGLVGRAPAFKTAVASLQRAAPAQIPVLLQGESGTGKELFARALHLGSPRANGPLVVVDCTGLTESLFESELFGYEKGAFTGATQRKIGLAEAAHGGTLFLDEIGEVPLAMQVKLLRLIESGSFRPVGSTRTVHSDFRLVSATHKPLKEMAAEGTFREDLYYRISGFPIRLPSLRERGEDLPLLCESLLQRLAGKHAPKVTAEALECLNLHTFPGNIRELRNILERARLFADDGFIRPEHLTEDIHPVADQSHFGRRGRNEMAELAHALETFKGSRNELAAHLGMSERTLYRRLKSLGL